Within the uncultured Draconibacterium sp. genome, the region CACATTACGCTTGACGAGATCGGACGTCGAATTGCAATCGGTAATTTCCAGGAACTGAACCTGATTGTTAAAGGTGATGTGGACGGATCTATCGAAGCACTGTCTGATTCATTGATCAAGTTATCAACTGAAGAAATTCAGATCAATATTATCCATAAAGCAGTTGGTCAGATCTCTGAATCTGATATTTCGTTGGCTGCCGCATCAGAAGCGATCGTAGTTGGATTTCAGGTACGTCCTTCGTTAAATGCACGTAAAATGGCCGAAAGAGAACAAATCGATATTCGTTTGTACTCGATTATTTACGATGCCATTAACGAGATTAAGGCGGCAATGGAAGGTATGCTTTCTCCTGAAATTAAAGAGGAAGTTACCGGAACCGTTGAGGTACTGGAGGTATTTAAAATCACGAAAGTGGGAACTGTTGCAGGTTGTATTGTTCGCGACGGAAAAATTACACGTAACTCGAAAGCCCGCGTAATTCGCGATGGAATTGTAATTTACGACGGATTGCTTGGATCACTGAAACGTTTTAAAGAAGACGTAAAAGAGGTGAAAAACGGTTACGAGTGTGGTTTGAATATCGAGAAATTCAACGATATTAAGGTTGGCGACCATGTGGAAGCTTACCAGGAAGTTGAAGTTGCGAAGACGTTATAGAATACATTATATAGCAAGAAACGAAGGCCGGGTTTATCCCAGTCATGGTCGGAAGATTTTCTTCCGACTTTTTTTGTATCTTATCTCTTCTGAAAGAACACATAAACAACTAAACGACAATACATTATATTTGCATTTGGTCATAATATATGTTATATTTAATATAATCAAAAGATAATATATGTCAATGTTTAAAGGACACAATATTCAAATCAGTCAACTTTTAAGTGTTATCCCGGAAGCACTATTATCGGAGTTATCTTCTACCTCGAAGGTCGATCACTATGCCAAAGTACTGCATGGTAAAAAGCTGTTTTATTTGCTGCTGTATGGAATTTTAGAAAACGAGAAGTTAAGTCAACGTACTTTAGAAGATACTTTTAATGATCCGGTATTTAAACTGTTGTTTGACCTGGAAAAGAAGGAGACTGTTCGACGGAGCTCTATCTCTGAAAGATTATCAAAAATTGATGCAGGCTATTTTAGGCAAATCTATGAATGTATTTACGACCAGTTTTCTTCTGTTTACATTGAAACAGAAAGGCACAAACATAATCTGATACGCGTTGACAGCACAATTGTTAGTGATACTGCTGGCAAGTTAATGGAAGGCATTAATAACGTAGGAAAGAAAGCTGTAAAGTACAGCGTAGCCTTTGATGGCATTTTGCCCTGTGAGTTTAAAGCCTTTACAAACTCCAGCTATTCCAGTGAAGATATCGCTTTGCCCGAAGTTGTTTTGAGTCATGTAAAAAAAGAAGCTAGTCACCAAAGTATATACGTACTTGATAGAGGGTTGCAGTCAACAAAAACAATGAAAACTTTTACTCAAAACTCTATAAGGTTTATATGCAGGGCGAAAGAGCATAGAAAATATATAGAATTAGAATCCCTTATCTCTGAAGGTCAAAAACTTGATTTTGGAGAATCTACATTAATAACAGACAGCAGAGTGCAATTGTATACCGGGCTGCCTATTAAAAATAAGCAAGGAAACATCCATTATCGAGAAGAGTTAGTGGATACTGAGTTTCGGTTGGTAATTATTGAAAGTAAGGAGGATGAAGGACAGCAATATTGGTTTATATCTAACGACTTTGAGCTTTCTACAAAAGAAATAGCCCATGCGTATAGACGAAGGTGGGATATTGAAGTATTTTTTAGATTTCTGAAACAAGAATTAAACACAAGCCATCTTGTTTCTTTAAATAAAAACGGAATGGAAATAATGATATACATGACTCTCATTGTAGCCATGCTCGTTTTAATCTATAAGAAAGCAAATCGTATTGGTTACAAAACTGCCAAAAGAAGAATAGTCATGGAGGTTCGAACCCTTGCTATAGCGGTGATTGTAACTCAATGTGGCGGTGATCCCAGCTTGTTTTTTAAAACATAAAAAATGGTCGGAATTTCTTCCGACCACCACTGGGTTTATCCCGGCCTTTTTTGTTACCTTTAATTTATTAACACTCAATGTTTAATTTCATAAACGAAAATGGTAGCTGCGTGCGTTAGCTTATTACTACTTTTGACAAAAAGATTGAAAAATGAAGCGGTACCTCATAATCATACTTCTTGTTCTGGTCGCAGCTGTGGCCGGATTTCTATATTTTACAAAGGACGAGGTGGCTTTCACCAAAGAGTCGCCATTATATAAAGCTGTTCCTTTGTCGGCACCAGTGTTTCTTGAGGCCGACGGGCTAAGAGCAATTCCAACCGACAATCCTGTGGTGATGGAATTAGCGGGAATTCCTGAATTCAATAAACTGTTGAACCAGGTATCAGAAATACAAAATGTTATTGATGTTGAACCTGAAATTCAGAAGCAGCTCGGAAAACGCCCGGTTGTACTGGCACTCGATTTTGTTGGAAAAAACGTATTGTATCCGGTAATTATCAGCAACCTGAAAAGTGCAAAAGAACGTGAAGGGCTTGAACTGTTAATTGAAAAACTGACCGGGATTTCACGCACTTCATTTCAGAAACGCAACTATAACGGCTATGCGATAATCGATGTT harbors:
- a CDS encoding IS4 family transposase, whose translation is MSMFKGHNIQISQLLSVIPEALLSELSSTSKVDHYAKVLHGKKLFYLLLYGILENEKLSQRTLEDTFNDPVFKLLFDLEKKETVRRSSISERLSKIDAGYFRQIYECIYDQFSSVYIETERHKHNLIRVDSTIVSDTAGKLMEGINNVGKKAVKYSVAFDGILPCEFKAFTNSSYSSEDIALPEVVLSHVKKEASHQSIYVLDRGLQSTKTMKTFTQNSIRFICRAKEHRKYIELESLISEGQKLDFGESTLITDSRVQLYTGLPIKNKQGNIHYREELVDTEFRLVIIESKEDEGQQYWFISNDFELSTKEIAHAYRRRWDIEVFFRFLKQELNTSHLVSLNKNGMEIMIYMTLIVAMLVLIYKKANRIGYKTAKRRIVMEVRTLAIAVIVTQCGGDPSLFFKT